From Pongo pygmaeus isolate AG05252 chromosome 1, NHGRI_mPonPyg2-v2.0_pri, whole genome shotgun sequence, one genomic window encodes:
- the RIMS3 gene encoding regulating synaptic membrane exocytosis protein 3, translated as MFNGEPGPASSGASRNVVRSSSISGEICGSQQAGGGAGTTTAKKRRSSLGAKMVAIVGLTQWSKSTLQLPQPEGATKKLRSNIRRSTETGIAVEMRSRVTRQSSRESTDGSTNSNSSDGTFIFPTTRLGAESQFSDFLDGLGPAQIVGRQTLATPPMGDVHIAIMDRSGQLEVEVIEARGLTPKPGSKSLPATYIKVYLLENGACLAKKKTKMTKKTCDPLYQQALLFDEGPQGKVLQVIVWGDYGRMDHKCFMGMAQIMLDELDLSAAVTGWYKLFPTSSVADSTLGSLTRRLSQSSLESATSPSCS; from the exons ATGTTTAACGGGGAGCCAGGTCCTGCCTCATCTGGGGCCTCCAGGAATGTGGTGCGGAGCTCCAGCATTAGCGGTGAAATCTGCGGATCCCAGCAAGCcgggggtggggctgggaccaCCACCGCCAAGAAGCGGCGGAGCAGCCTGGGTGCCAAGATGGTGGCCATCGTGGGCCTGACTCAGTGGAGCAAGAGCACACTCCAGCTTCCGCAGCCTG AAGGGGCCACCAAGAAGCTGCGCAGCAACATCCGCCGGAGCACGGAGACGGGCATCGCAGTGGAGATGCGGAGCCGGGTCACACGCCAGAGCAGCCGGGAGTCCACCGATGGGAGCACCAACAGCAACAGCTCCGACGGCAC GTTCATCTTCCCCACTACCCGGCTGGGGGCTGAAAGCCAGTTCAGCGATTTCCTGGATGGGCTGGGACCAGCTCAGATTGTGGGGCGACAGACACTGGCAACACCACCCATGG GAGACGTGCACATTGCCATCATGGACCGGAGCGGCCAGCTGGAGGTGGAAGTGATTGAAGCACGGGGCCTGACCCCCAAACCAGGCTCCAAATCCCTCCCAG CCACCTATATCAAGGTTTACCTGCTGGAGAATGGGGCCTGCTTGGCCAAGAAGAAGACAAAGATGACCAAGAAGACCTGTGATCCCCTGTACCAGCAGGCTCTGCTCTTTGACGAGGGACCCCAGGGCAAGGTGCTGCAG GTGATCGTCTGGGGAGACTATGGCCGCATGGACCACAAGTGCTTCATGGGCATGGCCCAGATCATGCTGGACGAGCTGGACCTCAGTGCCGCGGTCACGGGCTGGTACAAACTCTTCCCCACCTCCTCAGTGGCAGACTCCACACTCGGATCCCTCACCAGGCGCCTGTCCCAGTCTTCCCTGGAGAGTGCCACCAGCCCCTCATGCTCTTAA